From Ananas comosus cultivar F153 linkage group 8, ASM154086v1, whole genome shotgun sequence, one genomic window encodes:
- the LOC109714681 gene encoding peroxidase 57-like: MRKNHQKXQFHDCFVRGCDASLLLDGPTSEKTAFPNLTVFGYDLIDQIKAALESACPGVVSCADIIIAATRDAVVLAGGQKYEVQLGRRDGTVSQASLVNLPAPEISVAAAIQFYAQRGFGTRDMVLLLGAHTVGVTHCSIVNSRLYNWNGSGKPDPNMDPFYVMVLQNVACPIGQTFDNFVFLDDPSSVLKVDNSYYNQLLRKRGILPIDQALALDPTTKPIVQQLAGNNGLFLTQFGQALVKMGAFQVLTGTQGQIRKNCRRVN; the protein is encoded by the exons ATGCGAAAAAACCATCAGAAGNTGCAGTTCCACGATTGCTTCGTGCGC GGTTGCGACGCGTCGTTGCTCTTGGACGGGCCGACGAGCGAGAAAACCGCATTCCCGAACCTGACGGTGTTCGGCTACGACCTCATCGATCAAATAAAGGCGGCCTTGGAGTCGGCCTGCCCCGGCGTGGTCTCGTGCGCCGATATCATCATCGCTGCAACCAGGGACGCCGTCGTATTG gCTGGGGGCCAAAAGTATGAGGTGCAACTAGGAAGGAGGGATGGGACGGTGTCGCAAGCTTCACTAGTCAATCTCCCGGCTCCCGAGATTTCCGTTGCCGCTGCAATCCAATTCTACGCTCAGAGAGGGTTCGGTACCCGTGACATGGTTCTTCTACTAG GTGCTCACACGGTGGGAGTCACTCACTGCTCCATCGTCAACAGCCGTCTCTATAACTGGAACGGGTCGGGCAAGCCGGACCCGAACATGGACCCGTTCTACGTGATGGTACTCCAGAACGTGGCGTGCCCCATTGGCCAGACCTTCGACAACTTCGTCTTCCTCGACGACCCGTCCAGCGTCCTCAAAGTCGACAACAGCTACTACAACCAGCTCCTCAGGAAGAGAGGGATCCTCCCCATTGATCAGGCCCTAGCGTTGGACCCCACCACTAAGCCCATAGTCCAACAATTGGCCGGTAACAATGGACTCTTCCTCACCCAATTTGGTCAGGCCCTGGTCAAAATGGGTGCGTTCCAGGTCCTAACCGGAACCCAGGGGCAAATACGGAAAAACTGCCGCAGAGTGAACTGA
- the LOC109714508 gene encoding E3 ubiquitin-protein ligase ATL4-like, producing MDPPPPSPPPPPLRSSSSSSSSSSSSSSSSPSLYLSPSIFIIAAIIAFVILASASIHLLLRCLSRRSHSHPSSSYYSSRVAHRLSSSSSSSSSSDDGDSAAAAANSDWEKEAAAAALISSLPLFTLGSSLAAPPKSSPDCAVCLSPFDPDAQLRLLPSCRHAFHSHCIDPWLLSSPSCPLCRSPIALPPTTNNPNPNPNPNPNNSSRSPSFRIEIGSVSRRRRSISLSSSSSSGDPDPPPPPPPDHPNLRSYSMDSFDYVVEEEVEVVVPRIFKEEKPPPAPPTSASVDPDPHPHPHPPGDEVAEAAAAGGSGRGWLRDYVDRLASSASSSFNSLRFSGRWSLRYDSGAAAPPPDSWLWDLEDHPHPPRDEGEESGFSSFYRWLAGV from the coding sequence ATggatcctcctcctccatcaccaccaccaccaccacttcgctcctcgtcgtcgtcgtcgtcgtcgtcgtcgtcgtcgtcgtcgtcgtcgccgtcgcttTATTTGTCACCGAGCATCTTCATCATCGCCGCCATTATCGCCTTCGTCAtcctcgcctccgcctccatacacctcctcctccgctgcctctCCCGCCGCTCCCATTCCCATCCCTCCTCATCCTACTACTCCTCCCGCGTCGCCCAccgcctctcctcctcctcctcctcctcctcctcctccgacgacggcgactccgcggcggcggcggcgaactcGGATTGGgagaaggaggcggcggcggcggcgctgatATCGTCGCTGCCGCTGTTCACCCTGGGGTCGTCCCTGGCGGCCCCGCCCAAGTCGAGCCCGGACTGCGCCGTCTGCCTCTCCCCCTTCGACCCCGACGCCCAGCTCCGCCTCCTCCCCTCCTGCCGCCACGCCTTCCACTCCCACTGCATCGACCCCTGgctcctctcctccccctcctgcCCCCTCTGCCGATCCCCCATCGCCCTCCCCCCCACCACCaacaaccctaaccctaaccctaaccctaaccctaacaaCTCCTCCAGATCCCCCAGCTTCCGCATCGAGATCGGCAGCgtcagccgccgccgccgatccatctccctctcctcctcctcctcctccggcgaccCCGAtccaccgcctcctcctcctccggacCACCCTAATCTCCGCTCCTACTCCATGGACTCCTTCGACTACGTCGTCGAGGAGGAGGTCGAGGTCGTCGTCCCCCGCATCTTCAAGGAGGAGAAGCCGCCCCCGGCCCCGCCGACGTCGGCGTCGGTGGATCCGGATCCGCATCCGCATCCCCATCCCCCGGGGGAcgaggtggcggaggcggcggcagcggggGGATCCGGGAGGGGCTGGCTCAGGGACTACGTCGACCgcctcgcctcctccgcctcctcctccttcaaCTCCCTCCGCTTCTCCGGCCGCTGGAGCCTCCGCTACGACTCCGGCGCCGCCGCTCCTCCCCCCGATTCGTGGCTCTGGGACCTCGAGGACCACCCCCACCCGCCGAGGGACGAGGGCGAAGAGAGCGGCTTCTCCTCCTTCTACAGGTGGCTCGCCGGGGTATAG
- the LOC109713638 gene encoding uncharacterized protein At5g43822 codes for MEATIRKFQQRYRRVRDEMGRWDELQSRLLSQFSNASSIIGRLQVLGDSKNYGGLRCVPAIREALLGKQMETLERIFCSMRETLKEFYDIVRSLDKISRDSNQLLKGGSAPIVQQMQLQIGIWPTLADCMDGLKSISEMHRSEYALKSSIISALSWNCSSSDIAALHQLLMDQPNISKDEVQSIFDIIFADEVC; via the exons ATGGAGGCGACGATAAGGAAGTTTCAGCAGAGGTATCGGAGGGTGAGAGACGAGATGGGGCGATGGGACGAGCTCCAATCCCGACTTCTTTCCCAATTCTCCAACGCCTCCTCCATAATCGGGCGCCTCCAG GTTCTTGGAGATTCTAAAAATTATGGTGGTCTGAGATGTGTCCCTGCCATTAGAGAGGCGCTCTTGGGGAAACAGATGGAAACCTTGGAAAGGATCTTTTGTTCCATGAGAGAGACCTT GAAAGAATTTTATGATATTGTCAGATCTCTTGATAAAATTTCACGGGATAGTAACCAATTATTGAAAGGAGGATCTGCACCAATTGTTCAACAAATGCAATTACAAATTGGAATTTGGCCAACCCTCGCAGATTGTATGGATGGGCTGAAGTCAATATCAGAGATGCATCGGTCTGA GTATGCGCTTAAATCGTCAATCATTTCCGCCTTGTCATGGAATTGCAG TTCCAGTGACATAGCTGCACTCCATCAACTTTTGATGGACCAACCAAACATCTCAAAAGATGAAG TACAATCTATATTCGACATTATATTTGCAGACGAAGTTTGTTGA
- the LOC109714506 gene encoding probable dolichyl pyrophosphate Glc1Man9GlcNAc2 alpha-1,3-glucosyltransferase, protein MGGEALWMWGAATCVKLLLVPSYRSTDFEVHRHWLALTSSLPVSRWYVDASSPWTLDYPPLFALFELLLALPASLLDPAIVRLRHGRDYSAPSAVLFLRLSAAAADLLLLLAASRLSSSSSSSPRRGAPTLTLALVLWSPALLLVDHIHFQYNGYLLGILLLSLAFLEEGSDLAGGVAFAVLICSKHLFLVAAPVYFVYLLRHYCAGGFGKAVGRFFIMGSAVGAVFAAAFGPFVYYGQMRQVFSRLFPFGRGLCHAYWAPNFWVFYIVLDKLLAFLLAKLGFNIQTPKASFTGGLVGDSTPFAVLPQVTPVTTFLLVLLAMSPCLVKAFLKPQPKNIIRWVTYACTCGFMFGWHVHEKASLHITIPLGVIAMNSSDDASHFFLVSIVSCYSMFPLLFEAQEYPIKVLLLLIYSILMWVGFSSDFSLGTVVDQTKEKGSSGGSTKNGLIGWTGKSYLFGLVAVELYGQLFHPYIFGSKLPFLPLMLVSFYCAIGMMYSWAWQLLQIVKFT, encoded by the exons ATGGGGGGGGAGGCGTTGTGGATGTGGGGGGCGGCGACGTGCGTGAAGCTCCTCCTGGTGCCGTCGTACCGGAGCACGGATTTCGAGGTGCACCGGCATTGGCTGGCGCTGACGTCGTCCCTCCCCGTCTCCCGGTGGTACGTGGACGCCTCCTCCCCCTGGACCCTCGACTACCCGCCCCTCTTCGCCCTCTTCGAGCTCCTCCTCGCCCTCCCCGCCTCCCTCCTCGACCCCGCCATCGTCCGCCTCCGCCATGGCCGCGACTACTCCGCCCCCTCCgccgtcctcttcctccgcctctccgccgccgccgccgacctcctcctcctcctcgccgcctcccgcctctcctcctcctcctcctcctccccccgcAGAGGAgccccaaccctaaccctagcgcTCGTCCTGTGGTCCCCCGCGCTCCTCCTCGTCGACCACATCCACTTCCAGTACAACGGGTACCTCCTCGGGATCCTGCTCCTCTCCCTCGCGTTCTTGGAGGAGGGGAGCGATCTCGCCGGGGGGGTCGCCTTCGCCGTGTTGATCTGCTCCAAGCACCTGTTCCTCGTCGCCGCGCCCGTCTACTTCGTGTATCTCCTCCGCCATTACTGTGCGGGAGGGTTTGGGAAGGCCGTGGGAAGGTTCTTCATCATGGGATCTGCGGTCGGGGCCGTCTTCGCCGCCGCGTTCGGCCCGTTCGTGTACTACGGCCAA ATGCGACAAGTCTTTAGCCGATTGTTTCCATTTGGTAGGGGCTTATGCCATGCTTATTGGGCTCCAAATTTTTGGGTGTTCTATATAGTTCTTGACAAGCTGCTAGCTTTTCTGCTTGCCAAACTTGGATTCAATATCCAGACACCTAAGGCTTCTTTTACTGGTGGACTAGTTGGGGATTCTACTCCTTTCGCCGTGCTTCCTCAG GTTACACCTGTCACAACCTTTTTGCTGGTTCTACTTGCTATGTCCCCTTGCCTTGTGAAAGCATTCTTGAAACCCCAacctaaaaatataattagatggGTGACATATGCTTGTACCTGTGGTTTTATGTTTGGGTGGCATGTTCATGAGAAGGCATCGCTTCATATCACCATCCCACTTGGCGTAATTGCAATGAATAGCTCGGATGATGCAAGCCATTTCTTTTTGGTGTCAATTG TTTCCTGCTACTCCATGTTCCCCCTCCTGTTTGAGGCACAAGAGTACCCAATAAAAGTATTGTTGCTGCTGATATACTCGATTCTCATGTGGGTAGGCTTTTCCTCCGATTTTAGTTTAGGAACAGTTGTCGACCAAACTAAAGAGAAAGGTAGTTCAGGGGGCTCTACCAAGAATGGGCTTATCGGATGGACTGGTAAGTCCTACCTTTTCGGATTGGTTGCTGTAGAGTTATATGGTCAGTTATTTCACCCCTATATTTTTGGTAGCAAGCTTCCATTTCTGCCACTTATGCTTGTCTCATTTTATTGTGCCATTGGCATGATGTACTCATGGGCATGGCAGCTTTTGCAGATAGTTAAATTTACATGA
- the LOC109714533 gene encoding peroxidase 57-like: MEHLMRAATVVALLVLSLGTACHGALQYGFYSGKCGFKDVEAIIQGVVSARFARDPTIVAALLRLQFHDCFVLGCDASILLDGPSSEKTAFPNLSVRGYDLIDEIKAAVEAACPGVVSCADIIIAAVRDAVALAGGMPYQVPMGRRDGTVGLASNVVLPSPFMSVQQALQIYQQKGFNVFDMVLQLGAHTVGVTHCSFVDGRLYDFNGSGKPDPSMNTALLNDLKQICPPQSSTDNIVDLDQNPTSVNRVDNSYYRQLMQNRGVLPIDQALASDPSTRWIVQLLASTNLFPPLFNNALVKLGSNQVLTGTQGQIRKNCRAVN; this comes from the exons ATGGAGCACCTGATGCGAGCCGCGACCGTCGTAGCTCTCCTCGTCCTCAGCCTCGGCACGGCATGCCACGGTGCGTTGCAATACGGGTTCTATAGCGGGAAATGTGGTTTCAAGGATGTGGAGGCGATAATCCAAGGTGTGGTCAGCGCCCGCTTCGCGAGAGACCCCACCATCGTCGCCGCTCTCCTCCGTTTGCAGTTCCACGATTGCTTCGTCTTG GGATGCGACGCATCGATACTTTTGGACGGGCCGTCGAGCGAGAAAACGGCATTCCCGAACTTGAGCGTGCGAGGATACGACTTGATCGACGAAATCAAGGCAGCGGTCGAGGCCGCCTGCCCGGGCGTCGTCTCATGTGCCGACATCATAATCGCAGCAGTGAGAGACGCAGTAgccttg GCCGGGGGAATGCCGTATCAGGTGCCAATGGGGAGGAGAGATGGGACCGTTGGGCTCGCATCAAATGTGGTCCTTCCCTCTCCCTTTATGTCCGTACAACAAGCTCTTCAAATTTATCAACAAAAGGGCTTCAATGTGTTCGACATGGTTCTTCAACTTG GTGCTCACACTGTTGGAGTCACACACTGTTCTTTCGTCGACGGTCGACTCTACGACTTCAACGGTTCGGGCAAACCGGACCCGAGCATGAACACCGCGCTGCTCAACGACCTTAAACAAATATGTCCCCCACAGTCGTCAACCGATAACATCGTCGACCTCGACCAGAACCCGACGAGTGTTAACAGGGTCGACAACAGCTACTACAGGCAACTGATGCAGAACCGCGGGGTGCTCCCGATCGACCAAGCCCTGGCTTCGGACCCGTCGACGAGGTGGATCGTTCAGCTCCTGGCCTCCACGAACCTGTTCCCGCCCTTGTTCAACAATGCCCTGGTCAAGTTGGGCTCGAACCAGGTTTTGACCGGAACCCAGGGTCAGATCAGAAAAAATTGCCGAGCGGTTAATTGA